The genomic region TCATCGGGATTTGCTCTCGAGAGGACAGCATCTGCACGATTTAGGTTGTTGTCGACATCTCCCACCTGGGGCGCGAACTGCAAGCAACCAATTCTCATGTCTGCGACCTATAATCGAACCCCGCAGCAGCAACACGCCTTGCTCTGGCAACGTCTGGGGACTCAAACTTGAGAACTTGATGGCGGCTTCGTGATCGCAATTGAGAAAGAATCGAGCGTGAATGAGTAGCGATGCGtaaaacaaaacaaaaaaacaTTAACAGCAGAACATGAGAGCTGACAGGGTCGAATGTGAGAGAAGTTCAagtggaggagaagatgggaaAGCGGCCTTACAACACTAAGAGCGGAGTGAACCGGATTTAGCTCAGGCCAGCGAGGGCCAGAGTGATTTAAGACAGTGAGGCCCGGAGGCTGGAAATGCTACCAAGCCCCTGTAAAGGTGTTGGTTGTTAGATATCCATGGCATTATGTATGTTGGTTGTGTTAAATGCCAGCTCTTGGTCAGTCCCATCCCATCATATCACTCAGCATCTTTCTGTCCTGTAGGCCGCTTGATGTGATGGTGGGCAATGTGGCAGATAGTGGAGAAACGGTCGGCGGAGAAAAGGTGCGGCTGTAGGGACTTGAGTCCAACCAGGGGTTGCCGTTACGCGCTTTGAATGGGGCTTAACAGGGACCAGGGTGTTTGCCATCCTAGTGTGTTCCCGGGGTCCCTTGCTCGTAATGATCCTCGCTTGAGCGCTTCCTCCCTCTTCAACTGGCTCCTAAGAGCTCATGAGGAAACTTCCCCAATAAAAAAGCCTTGCCAGCGTTTCCTTGACGCGCCTGTGCATGGTCTCTGTCTGACAGGATCTTATGATGTTGTAGCTGGCATGCCTGGGGATGATCACTCTTGTACACACACACGTCCGGTTCCTATGTCTAATATCATCAGCGAGCGCTCATTTATATTCCTGGTCCTTCTCCCGCATGTTTGCAAAGTGTTTACATGTTTACCGTTTACCCTGTCCGTAGACTAGATAGGGATGAGGTGGACAGGTTCCGGTTCCACAGCTCATGGTATCTCGTCTCTTGTtggatgaggctgaagctATATCTACTACTCTGTAAATAAGTCGGCTTTGAGGCAATTCAGTAGATAGATCAAACGTCTCGGTTAATTCTGTCGATGGTCTAGAGAACCATATTGACTCGAAACCGGGTGCGATATAGGAAGCTTACAATCTCCGATGGTAGGGCTATCTGTTCGTGAGGCGAGGGTAAACTGACAGGATGGATGGCGGCGCTATTGGATATCCACAATCCAGACATGGTTGGCTATCAGTAAGGCCAGAAGTTTTGGCATTGACAGCTCGGCAATCCATTCATGTTTCCTCACGTTTCCGGGCTGTCGttatattaatactgccGCATCTACAGAGTAAAGGTAGATTATTTGCATTAAGTGTTTAAACAAGTCCGACATTTATCCATGTGCGATCCCAGGATTCGCTTCATACATCTATTTCCCTCCCAGACTACACAAACCTCAGGCGGATGCAACGGCCTGATGGGGAATGGACATTGCATCAGGCGGCCATTAATGGAAGAAGGTGCATAGTAACCAACAGTCCTAGCGGAGACTTGCCAGACTTTTCCCCTAGTCATGTCGTCACATCATCACACGTCGACAGGATGCTGGTTAATTGAGGGCGCTGGGTGCTTGTTATTGGGTTCCGATAACTCGGTTCAGGCGCGAATTTGCAGTCCTCCATTCGTTAAATGCAATGGGGAACACGGGTGTCCAATAACAGAGTAATCCGACACTACATCATCCTGTATATCGCTGCACGAGACAAAATCCAGGCATAGCAATCAGGATGTAGGATGTCGTGCCAGCATGGCGACCGTTCTCTTCCCCGCCTCGGTTGCCTTGTAAACCTGGTCAGTATGCACTTCGATATCCAATCTGTTGACGACAAAGCGACAGCGTTGTGTACGCGCACAGGTTATCACACATGTGATCAGACCGTCATCGCGGGCTGGAGCCCTGGCCTGCCGTTTTTAAAGCTGAATGCACTCAATGCCACAGAAGTCGTGGGTAGCGATTGCACCTGAAACTACAATGCCGTGAATATTGATTTACTGTGCTCACATGTCAAGAGCCAAGAATGTATATGCCGATCTTGTGCGTGTTTGTAATTGCCTGTTTCCCCTGGGCGTAATGAGGTGTACCGGTGGTACTACGTGGCAGCACAGTCAAGCTTGAACCAACAGGTTGGTGTCCTGCACATGTTGGCAGTCCATCGTACGGCTGAAACATTGATCAACCTTGGACATTTAATGACTTTCTGAGAGTGAAAGGAAAGTCAAGGTTCTCAATACATTCTGTGACAGGCGAATGACTATCGGGTAGGTCGTATTTGAATATGTCTGTTTCAATTATTGTTTATGCTTGGGATCTCCTCTTGTGCAACAATTACATTAAAACACCTATAGTAAAACAGTATGGATATGCCCAGGTGCATGATTCTACTTATGTTTGAACTTGTAAAGTAGGTGAGGTGTTGTTTTGTGTAATCCAACacagaaaagagaaaaagaaataatacAGCGTTCAACAAAAGTTTAAGCAATGGTTCTACCGTAATGCACGGAAAGTTTCATTAGATTCCTGGGTATGAGAGTGTGGTTGTCTATCGCCCAAAATCTTTGCCGTACGTAGTAAAAACAGGCAGTTCGATCCGTCTGTCGACACGATACACAGGTTGGAAAGGCTGCGCTAACCAAGACGCAGCAAGAATTTACCATGCGATGTCACAAGTATATCAAACGATCAAGTACTGTACCCACAATAGAAAGGTCTAGCTAAGTACATAAGGCAGAGAGTAACAGATGTATGATTTATTGAAACGAAAGGGTAGCACACAACAACTTTCGGTGAGTGCTTGGTACAACATAAATTGCCTTCAAGGCGAAATAACCTCTAGATCGAGGGCCTAGGTAGGGACTGATAAAACAGATGTTAATCGCATAACAAAGCACCTGTTACCCCCAGATATCGTACTCATATCCCATCGACTGCGgcctctcctcctcttggCGTTCTGCCAAATTTCTTGTATTGCCAAAACATTCAGTACAGATTCAGTGCGTTTTGTGGGAGCTACCTTGTGTGAATTCACATTGGGGGAATGTTGAGACTGGCGAACCCGAGTGAAAGTAAAATTCTATCGAAATAACGTTTCATTACGAGCAAAACACCTTCTCACATCTACTCGGCCAATAGGCCTCATAATAACGTTTCTAAAATGCAATAAAAATCCGATTAAATGCTCGGCCAATCGCGGAGGTGTCTTCTCCACACCCACTGGTGAAAGTGCACATGCAGCTGTTATCACAATCACATCGCTAACCGGCGTTGGAATGTTGCTAATTTGGGCAACACGATGACCACGCGAGCAGAAACAGTAGACTACCTTAATCGCGCCTGCGGCAATATGGGCGCTTAACTATTGGTAGCGTCTCATCTAGACGAACTAAGTAAGAGACCCCTCGTTACCTGTAGTCACCGAGTTTGTCCGGGGTGAACGGACCAGCGAGGAGCTCGGGATATTGCACAGAAGAACTCATATGTTATAGACCACCAAACCACGCAACTGGGCTTACTGTTGCCTTTTACCCCGTCTATCtctgaaaaaaaaaacatcGAGATCCTGGTGTCTGGGAACACCCCATTTTCCCCTCAGTTATACTGGTCAATCAATCTTTTCGTTCTTTAGAGAACAGATCAACGCTAGCGTACCTCTAACGTTTCTTCCAGCCAAGCATAATACAGAAAGACCTGGCCGCACAACTGGCCGGCGTCTGACGGCCTGGGACGCTTTCCCGCGTGTATTTGATTTGCTTCCATAACAGCTGAGACCATTAAGCCTCTCCCGGGCCTTGCGTGCTTACCTACTTTGGGTGTCTTGTATATAGCCGCCGAAGGAGTATTATACTAGCTCCTGATTGGTAGTTACATGGGCCTTAGTTAATAAGAGCCTAAGTCCTAAGAATCTATTGGCTCTGGTGTTACATCCCGGACTTTAGGTTTCTATTCTTGGATGGCACACTCTTACACTTTTGTTGTCGTGGGTAGGCGATTATTCGTCCTATGAAACAATAATTTCTAAAAACACTATAGATGTCTACTCCGAAATGGGAAGGCTTGATATTGATAACCATGTAAGCTAATGAAGATCCTTGAAGATTTGCCAACCGCCTGGCGCCACTATTACAACATGTTCTGATAAAACTGACATGAGGTCCCCGTACTCTATTTGAAGGAAACATTCATGAACCAATATCATATATTTCGTTCGAGTAGGGAAAAATATCTACTTGCTTCAGTTTCACGTAGCATATAAGCAAATAATCAACTAAAATCTCTAGCCAAGCACAAGGAACAGACCCCAACGTATCGATACCTCACGACTCGGCGCCTGTCATGCTTGGTTCTTTACCTTGACGAACCCATAACCTCTTTAGCGGTTCCGAAACATCGTTTCTCTCCCATATTATTCTCACGATTCCCAAACACTATCAAATATGAAAACAGTTTCATGGGCTCTGAGCAGCTTGGCTCTCCTTCCTCCGCTTTCCTTTGCTCTCCGAGTCACACCCAACTCCGAATGCGCAGCCCTCTGTTCCGACGGCACAAATTCGACTCTCAATGATGCTAGCACTGCCGCCACGAACTCTTCTGATGTCGTTTGCGGAGACGAGGAATACTCAGAGTCAGGGAATGGCATTAGGTTCAAGAATTGCCTTAACTGTCTTCAAAAAAGTGAAGCGAcatggaaagaagagagcgACGTGTTTTGGTTTTTGTGTAAGTCCAAAGTCTTACGGTTTCCTTCGATTGTATCCTAATCTGAGTGTAATGTAGACAATGTCAGATACGCTTTCGACGTCTGCCTGTACTCTTATCCTAATGCGGTAGACTCGGGTACCGTCAACTCTCCTTGCAATATCGAAAGCTCTTGCGGATCTCTCGAAGATGCTTTGACAACGTCTTTGCCCCAGAAAAGCAGCGATGAGCAATTCGCGTATTGCAAAGCAGATGATTCAATAATCAAGAGCTCCAGCTACAAGGAATGCATTAGCTGCCTGCAATCTACATCGGATCAAAAGTACCTCGCGAACTGTGAGTGTTTGTTCTGTTGTTGAGCAGTAAGGATCATCATGGTTAACATTCTTATAGTCCTGGTAGCATTGAAAGCTGGCTGCATTCAGAAACCCGAGAAAGGCAACATCATTGGCCTTAGTGGGACGATATTCACTTCTTCACTTATCAACATAACTGACCCAAACACCAATGAGACACTACCGGGTGATGGTGGCGCTCCCGTCGGTTCAATGACTACGGGCACTATCGTGGGTATCGCCGTAGGATGCGGGCTGGGTGTagctggcttggcttggctcCTTTTCATGTACTGTCGACGAAGCCGACAGCGTTACGGAGCAGGAATCAAGATTGAGTCACCTCCCCCAGATGCCCCAATGAACGTCCGCTCTACGTACGGCATTCAGAAGTCATCCTATTTTCAAGATGATGCCCACGGACGACGTCCACCACCTATCCATGACCCTTCGCGAAGCCACATGCGTACTATGTCCAACGCACAGTACCACGACTCCGTTGAACGAGACATGATGGACTCTCATCTACACGTCAGCTACCACTATGCGCCTCACTCAAAGACTAATGGCCCAAACGCAGCGCTTCCAACACATCCGGCATATATTCCACGAGTGGTGAGCAAGCTCCCGGAGCCTCATATTATCACCCACAACCGCAAGACACACGCCCCTGATTCATATGCACTCCAAACATATCTTAATGCTAGAGATGATTTTGGCATACATCATGGTTCTGCAAACAATGTTTCATCGAGCGATACTATCTCGAGCCGAAACCCATCACCTTCTCGACAGGAAAAGCTGCATGAGCCAGCAGCTTCTGTTGCTCCACAGCAGAATCCTGAGACAGCCAGGCCAAGGCTCCCCTCTCTCTCATTTCCCTCTCTGCATAGACTCATCATTCCAAAAAAGCAGGTTGTTCCTCCCCCGGAAGTCAACCTGCTATCAGCGACACCGATTTCGGCATTGAGCGCCGACCCTCATCGAGAGTTAAGAATCTCCAAACCCTTAGCTGTTCTAGATCCTCGATTCCAGGACAAACCCCTGGGCGGAGGCCCAGTCATGGCGGAGGGTGCACCAGCAACATTCAGCGATGAATATTTGAAAAGGCGAGAGGCAAACAAGTCTCCTATGTTGAGTGGCAATAGTCGCGTCTATGGATGACCTGAGTTATGCTTTTACGTAATGAGTGAACGGAATACGGTAACAGAGGTGTCGTGGGTTGTTTTCTCGGTTCAAGCCTGGAGTTATTTGGCTAATGCATCTGGGTTCAACGCCCTCTAGATCAACATGATACGATTGCTGGGTTAAGGAGTTCATAGCGATAAACATTCTTCTACTTTATTGTACACACTATAAGTGACTGTTCAAGATGACCGTGTTTCAACCCAGTCGCTGGCCTGGGCCACGAGACCGCCACGAATCTGGCAAAGGGCCTGTGTTGACACCAGTGCTACGTCCAGAAGACGGGGTGTTGCCAGGTCGAACGGCGGTACCGAAACCTCTGGCAGTGACTCTTGGTGTCTGCACAAGACGCTCGAGCCAGGCAGGAGTTCTCAAAAGCCGAGGACCGTTCCCGAACTCAGGCCAAATTCTAGTGAGAAAATCGAATAAATGGGCAGCGAGAAGACCCTCAATTTCGACCAATGCCTTCTGCGGTCCTGCCATGAGCGCAGTGACAACAATCATGCAGATAGGCAGAGCCTGTGCGGGAATGGTAAGAACGAGATACTGTGTCTTCTGGCCACGCTGGTCTTGGGTAGTGGTGTAAACCATGGCAAGAATGAGGCCGTTCATGTACATGAAGCTCGTCAGGCCGGCAAGGTAGTCGATCATCTAGCGACGTCGTTAACCTCAGTACAGGCACATGACATACGGGTACGTGTTTGGGATATTTGATGTTTTATTGCTATGATATAAAAATGTAGGGAGCTAAAAAACCACTCGAGTGAATTGAGGATCACACGAGCCATCCATATAGACATCCCACCATGCCTGCACCGCAGACCAACCCGGAAATGCGAATGATGGGTGATCCGAAGTGCAGGGGTGATCTTCCTCATTTCCAGGAACCGTGATAGCTGAAGAGGCAAAGCACTATCCGGGCAGATATATGAGGGGGGTTTTGAAAGGAACACGTGGGAGAGTAGCAAAGCACGAGTGTGTAGACGCAGGCTTACCAGAATTACGGTGCAGACAAATAATATGTAGAACACAAGATCAACCTTGCGTGGGAAACGTGGGTTTCCCATCTCCAACTGAACGCTATAGCGATACAGGAAGAACGAGTTGAAGAGTAAGTTGATCGGCTGCATTTCGATTAAGAAACATGTTACGAGTCGCCAGATTTGAGGTGGAAACATCCAAAGATAGGATGGGTGATATATCAGACGCATGGCTGGTAATAACCCGACGATGCAACCAATGGAGGTCAACACTGTAGCAGTAATCAGGTTCCTGTGACATAGTTAGCGAGTGCTACCGAAAGCACGAATGAACATGAGTGACATACCGAGAAACGGGTGGCAGGGCCCAGTAGGCGGCCATCACATTGTCAGCCATGGTGGGCAACTTTGCTCAATGCGACAAATGCGACAGTGGTAGTAGCAGGTCAACGATAGCTGAGTTAAGAGTACTTTTTCTGCacaagagagaaaaagaaaacaagtAAAGGTTCAGCTGATGTGTTAtgtagaaaaagaagaaacgTGGGACTTCGCAAAACCAGGCAACCAGGGACTCATGGTTATTGCTTGCGTGTCATCTTTGTTTCCAAGATCCTTTGCCCTTGGAAGAGTAtggaaggaaagaagatgacAGCTTAAGAAAATTCTAATAAATGCGCAATCCGCTATAGCGGGGCGCCAAATCAGGGCCGACATTCCGCCGAGATTTGAGGCCCTAGGTGTGGCTAGTAGGAGCTCGCGCCACACTTGGTGAAGTGTGTGTCATGGAAGCGGAAGTGACCGGGCTCGGgattctcaagctcacgaACATATCGTCTGATGTTGCTGGAAAACTTTTTATTATAGTCACTGTTCAATTGTTTCTAGAGCCATACGATCTACGGAGCCTAGAAACCTGGGCCCGgaagcatcaacatcacaaAGATAAGATcaaaccatcatcatgcgTGCTCACGATGCTATGCAGAGCGACGAGGCCAATGATGCTGCTTGGGAGGCTGCCAGAGGAGGTGTTGCAGGTGCAGTCAAGTGGGGAATAGGTGCCGCAGTGTTGGGTGCTGCCGGATATATCTGGTCGCCGTTGTATCGATCCATGACGATTCAATTCAAAGTGTAGGGCTCATTCTCACAGCTGATCCGTCCTGGTACTGACCTTGTCAAGGTATTTACAAATGTGTGGCATGGTACCTGGAGCTATGATCGAGGCAGACTCACGGCTCAGAGCATACGAGCACCGAGTGAGAATGCAGCGGCGGTTGATGGGAGACAGGGCTAAATGGGAACGATATGAGGAAGAATTCATCAAAGGTGATGGCAAGTGATCGCCTCTGGCGCGGAAACAGAGTCCCTATGATCTCAATCTCTCACTGAAAGGTCTTGACTGTAACTGCTTGGGGTATAACGGCGTACATTTGTCACATTAGAGATGACCATCGAGTCGTCTGTGTAAATCACATTGCTTTAGCATCTTTCCTTCGCTTTCTCAGTCGAATACCAACTCCAACGCCAATGATGCACCCATGCCTAGATCCATCTCCATATTCTATACCCGAAATCGCTTAGGATCCATGTTGATTTTGCATAGCCGAACGACGCATCCGCTGAGCTGGAGTAGTGTCTGCACACCTTCAAGAACCTTCATATGTGTAAAGCCAATCTCCTTGATAAACTCCAGCTTTGCATGTTCGCTCAACGTAGGGATTGTTTTCGTAACCTTGAACATAGTGCTGATAATGTCGTGGCTTGAATAACCTAGATCCCAAAGTTCTCGGAGTGTTTCCAGTGCGGAATCAACATTGCCTTCATAGCAAGCCTTTAGCATCGCCTGCACCTTGATTGGATGAGGCGAGTCAACAACCTTGAAGACATTGTCTCCCGAGACGAAGCCAAAACCGGCAAAGGTAGATTgaaggttgttgatggcttgTCGCATATCTCCCTCGGCGCTGAAAACCAAGGCTGCAAGTCCATCATCACTGTATTCGACCTTTTCTGCCTCAATAATTTGCATGAGTCGCTTTACGACTTGAGCGTCTGTTAACTTGGCGTATCGTAGGATGGCGCATCGTGATTGGAGGGGTTCGATGATCTTGTTGGACTGGTTGCAGGCAAAAGCGAATCTTGTAGTGTTGGAGTAGATCTCCATAGTTCGTCTAAGGGCTTGCTGAGCACCCGAAGTCATGCTGTCGGCTTCATCGAGGATAACAAGTTTATGGCGCCCTGCAGGTAGAGTGACCTTCTTTTGGGCGAAGCCCTTGATTCTGTTTCGGACAACATCGATACCTAGGTGTGTCAGTGAATTCATTCATTCAAATAAGGGGATCCAAGTACCTCGCTCGTCACTGGCATTGAGCTCCAAGACCGCTTCCTTGTACGATTCACCTAAGAGTTGCCGGGCCAGACATAGAACACTGGTGGTCTTTCCAATACCAGGCATACCCGAGATGATTACATGGGGCATGTTTCCTTCTCTAGCGATGATCTTTAGTCTTTCAATCGTTTCTGTGTTGCCGACGACATCGTCAAGGAACACTGGTCGATACTTTTCCACCCTAGGAACAATCAGTGAGCAATTCTTCAATGGGCATAAAGGGCATACCAGGGAAGCTCATAATTTGTGGTTCCATTGGAAGAAGCTTTGAGGGCCGCCTTTGAGACAGAGTTCGACGATTCGCCACGCTCTTCAGGTTTTTGGGAAGACATTTTGGGTATGCTGTTGCGGTGAAATCGTTGGTCCTACAACTGAAGCCTGAAATGGTATGTCAATCAATCACTTTACGCGACTGAGAGAATAGAGACGCGTCGAGTGAATGGTCTGTGCGCCGGAACCTGGAGCCAAGGTAGTGCCCCACTCCCGCCACCGCTTTCTAACTTTCTATGGCAAAATCTTGTCAGTGCGATAACTTTTTTGAGTCTGTCAAACAGCAGAGATATCACCAACGATACCTTGAATCCACAGCTTCTGGACGATCCACGACGACAATACCACTGCAAAACCACGGAAACAACAGCAACTTCAATTCCCAAGCTTCACACAGTATCAAGCAGCCATGGGTGTTCAGAAAAAGACTCGCAAATTCGCAGAGGTATGCAtccttatcgataagcaGCGCAAAAGTTGCCCAAATTTCAACATATCcacgacgatgaagatggggCGCGCAAACGTCAAAAGCACTTCAAATGCTGACCACAATACGCAACAGGTGAAACGAGTTATCGGTCGTCGCGATGCCAGACTAAAGGAAAACAAACTCAAGGCTGAGCTCGctcagaaggagaaggaaaagaagaccATCAACGGCGAGCTTATCCGAGAAGCGCCTCAGATGCCCAGCAACATGTTCTTTCAACACAACACAGCTCTCGTTCCTCCCTACAACGTCCTCGTAGATACCAACTTTCTCAGTCACTCGGTTCAGCGAAAGCTCTCTCTTCTCGACTCCATGATGGACTGCCTCTATGCGAAGTGTAACCCTATCATCACATCCTGTGTGGTAAGCCTCCAGCTCCAAGCTTGAACCCTTTGTACCGTGACTAACAGGTGTTTCCACTCCTAGATGAGCgaacttgagaagctcgGACCTAAGTATCGACTGGCCCTAAGGGTTGCAAGAGACGAACGATGGACACGGCTTGAATGCGACCACAAGGGCACCTATGCAGACGATTGTTTAGTAGACAGGGTGCAGAAATCCAGGATCTATATCGTGGGTACAAATGATAAGGCACTCAAGCAACGGCTACGAAAGATTCCTGGTGTGCCAATCATGAGTG from Fusarium oxysporum Fo47 chromosome III, complete sequence harbors:
- a CDS encoding P-loop containing nucleoside triphosphate hydrolase protein, with the protein product MSSQKPEERGESSNSVSKAALKASSNGTTNYELPWVEKYRPVFLDDVVGNTETIERLKIIAREGNMPHVIISGMPGIGKTTSVLCLARQLLGESYKEAVLELNASDERGIDVVRNRIKGFAQKKVTLPAGRHKLVILDEADSMTSGAQQALRRTMEIYSNTTRFAFACNQSNKIIEPLQSRCAILRYAKLTDAQVVKRLMQIIEAEKVEYSDDGLAALVFSAEGDMRQAINNLQSTFAGFGFVSGDNVFKVVDSPHPIKVQAMLKACYEGNVDSALETLRELWDLGYSSHDIISTMFKVTKTIPTLSEHAKLEFIKEIGFTHMKVLEGVQTLLQLSGCVVRLCKINMDPKRFRV
- a CDS encoding Der1-like family-domain-containing protein, which encodes MADNVMAAYWALPPVSRNLITATVLTSIGCIVGLLPAMRLIYHPSYLWMFPPQIWRLVTCFLIEMQPINLLFNSFFLYRYSVQLEMGNPRFPRKVDLVFYILFVCTVILMIDYLAGLTSFMYMNGLILAMVYTTTQDQRGQKTQYLVLTIPAQALPICMIVVTALMAGPQKALVEIEGLLAAHLFDFLTRIWPEFGNGPRLLRTPAWLERLVQTPRVTARGFGTAVRPGNTPSSGRSTGVNTGPLPDSWRSRGPGQRLG